One genomic segment of Coffea arabica cultivar ET-39 chromosome 6e, Coffea Arabica ET-39 HiFi, whole genome shotgun sequence includes these proteins:
- the LOC140004487 gene encoding disease resistance protein At4g27190-like produces the protein MAIQDIALSIVGPFVEKCVNPILRQFKYLIFYKSNVQTLSNEINGLGLQQAEVQRLIDAAENNAEKIKPTVTDWMKNVDDLKKEAYTISQGRRAAKKTDVAQKLIGEGKFDQVGYISPLGKMTFSEQTQSSKEGLVSRMSKKKEVIEALMEDKTSLVAICGMPGVGKTFLVEQIADQVKFEKLFDEVAKANLSQIPNTRTVQDQLAEQLGLKISEETDHAKAERMYTRLSKGEKRILVILDDVREEVDFKSLGIPVRGECKGLKVILTSRLSHVCSRMGAKIFEVDALPKEEARHLFKEVVGISDDSTLSDVPNQVADECKGLPLAIVVVAKAFKSKHTTPESWNIALRQLKKYTMRDIGGVQDLVFSSIMWSYDHLESAEAKSLLLLCSLFPEDYSIPLERLVRYGKGLQLFHDRETLGDVRDRVHMLINELKKYYLLVSSDGEQEDFVKLHNVVRDVCLSIASKGEHVFLVRNARVEERHPYAAISLTVKDYRVQLLPFGKKSPWLKLLRLVFQSDTLYLSIDSFVGMEVLRVMEINNAYIEFTILWPAQNLTSICTLCLDGCTLRRGTSSMIGYMTQLEILSFFALEDDQFPRKIAQISNLKLLDLRVRRSLQPLPRGILSSLKKLEELYLAPDYHLHLGRDKEEERECIKEIISLSNLECLQIHVYDPNLLLKLLHGFPTQRLSRFLIEGGAYNMGWRDLSRDFQFGRTFELHLSQDEQLKQALDPAVTSIVKRAKNLTLDLFDVSSLRNLVSDLDKDGLEEICHGNLPPRCFSQLQEVKLQTVDTIKYLWMGPIERPSLCNVHHLLWSNYSSILTISIEMSGETPKFNDRKLQGVGEYYYEGKKQEEGSA, from the exons ATGGCCATCCAAGATATTGCTCTTTCCATTGTGGGGCCATTTGTAGAGAAGTGTGTTAACCCAATTTTGCGccaattcaaatatttaattttctaCAAGAGCAACGTTCAAACTCTGAGCAATGAGATCAACGGACTTGGGCTGCAACAAGCTGAAGTTCAGCGATTGATAGATGCAGCAGAAAATAATGCTGAAAAAATTAAACCAACTGTTACTGATTGGATGAAAAATGTAGATGATCTAAAGAAAGAGGCATATACTATTTCTCAGG GCCGACGTGCTGCAAAAAAAACAGATGTTGCTCAGAAACTTATAGGAGAGGGGAAGTTTGATCAAGTTGGGTACATATCTCCATTAGGGAAGATGACTTTTAGTGAACAGACCCAATCCTCTAAAGAAGGCCTAGTTAGTCGGATgtcaaagaagaaggaagtgatAGAAGCTCTAATGGAAGATAAAACAAGCCTAGTCGCGATTTGTGGTATGCCTGGTGTGGGCAAGACTTTTTTGGTAGAGCAAATCGCAGACCAGGTTAAGTTTGAAAAGTTGTTTGATGAAGTTGCCAAAGCAAATTTGTCTCAAATTCCAAACACAAGAACTGTTCAAGACCAACTTGCCGAGCAGTTAGGATTGAAAATTTCTGAGGAAACTGATCACGCGAAAGCTGAACGAATGTATACGAGATTAAGCAAAGGTGAAAAGAGAATTCTTGTTATATTGGATGATGTTCGGGAAGAAGTTGATTTTAAGAGTCTAGGAATTCCTGTTAGAGGTGAATGCAAGGGCTTGAAAGTTATATTGACATCTCGCCTCTCTCATGTTTGTAGTAGAATGGGGGCTAAAATTTTTGAGGTCGATGCCTTGCCAAAGGAAGAAGCTCGGCATCTTTTTAAAGAGGTCGTCGGAATTTCTGATGATTCCACTTTGAGTGATGTTCCAAACCAGGTTGCAGACGAATGCAAAGGTTTACCTCTTGCAATCGTTGTTGTTGCCAAGGCATTCAAAAGTAAACACACAACACCAGAATCCTGGAATATTGCCCTTCGACAGCTAAAGAAGTACACAATGAGAGACATAGGAGGAGTTCAAGATTTGGTGTTTTCAAGCATTATGTGGAGCTATGATCATTTGGAAAGTGCTGAAGCTAAGTCGTTACTTTTGCTTTGCAGTTTGTTTCCCGAAGATTATAGTATTCCACTTGAACGTTTGGTTAGGTATGGGAAAGGGTTACAATTGTTTCACGATAGAGAGACATTGGGAGATGTAAGAGACAGAGTACACATGCTTATCAATGAGCTCAAAAAGTACTATTTGTTGGTAAGTAGTGATGGCGAACAAGAAGACTTTGTAAAATTGCACAATGTCGTACGAGATGTTTGCTTGTCAATTGCATCAAAAGGCGAGCATGTATTTTTGGTAAGGAATGCTAGAGTTGAAGAACGGCATCCTTACGCAGCCATTTCACTAACAGTGAAAGATTACAGAGTTCAACTACTTCCATTTGGCAAGAAGAGTCCATGGCTTAAGCTGTTGCGTTTGGTATTCCAATCAGACACTTTGTACCTATCAATAGATTCTTTCGTGGGAATGGAAGTTCTGAGGGTCATGGAAATTAACAACGCATACATTGAATTTACAATATTATGGCCTGCCCAAAATTTAACGAGCATTTGCACACTGTGCCTGGATGGTTGCACATTGCGCAGGGGAACTTCATCAATGATTGGGTATATGACGCAATTGGAAATTTTGAGCTTCTTTGCACTTGAAGACGATCAGTTTCCAAGGAAAATTGCTCAGATTAGTAACTTaaagttgttggatttgagggTTAGGCGTAGCCTCCAACCGTTGCCTCGTGGTATCCTGTCAAGCTTGAAGAAACTAGAAGAATTGTATTTGGCGCCTGATTATCATCTGCACCTGGGGAgagataaagaagaagaaagagaatgcATTAAAGAGATCATATCACTCTCCAACCTTGAATGCCTCCAAATTCATGTATATGACCCTAACCTCCTACTCAAATTATTGCATGGATTTCCCACTCAGAGGTTGTCAAGATTCCTCATTGAAGGAGGTGCTTATAATATGGGCTGGAGAGATCTCAGTAGGGACTTTCAATTTGGGAGGACTTTCGAACTTCATTTGTCTCAGGATGAACAGTTAAAACAAGCATTGGATCCTGCAGTTACCAGCATTGTCAAGAGAGCTAAGAATCTCACTTTGGACCTTTTTGATGTGTCAAGCTTGAGGAATCTTGTGAGTGACTTGGATAAAGATGG TTTGGAAGAAATATGTCATGGAAATCTTCCACCTCGGTGCTTCAGTCAACTTCAAGAGGTGAAACTCCAAACTGTAGATACAATAAAGTACTTGTGGATGGGGCCAATTGAACGTCCATCGCTTTGCAACGTCCATCACCTATTGTGGTCAAATTACAGTTCTATTCTCACAATCAGTATTGAAATGTCTGGTGAAACTCCAAAGTTTAACGACAGAAAACTGCAGGGAGTTGGTGAATATTATTATGAGGGAAAaaagcaagaagaaggaagtgCTTGA